Part of the Janibacter endophyticus genome is shown below.
CGGGGCCACCGAGCACCCGCAGGACTGAGTCGCGCGGGCGGCTCGGCCGGGGCAGTAGACGAAGGGATCAGTCGCCGAACTCGTCGGCGCCCGCCCTGGCCATCGTCAGCAGCGAGCGGCTCGACTCGAGCTCGCTCTCGAGGCGCCGCCTGCGAGAGGCGTCGTCGGTGCCGGCGATCTGGGCCTCGAGGTCGGCGACCTTGGCCTCGAGCTGGGTGACGAGGCTGTTGGCCCGGGCGGAGAGCTCGGGGTTGCTCTTCTTCCACCGGTTGTCCTCGGCGTCGCGCACGGCCTGCTCGACCTTGCGCAGGCCCTTCTCCATGCGGTCGATGTCGCCGCGGGGGACCTTGCCGGCGGCCTCCCAGCGCTCCTGGATCGAGCGCAGCGAGGACTTGGCGGACTCGAGGTCCTTGATCGGGAGCAGCGCCTGGGCCTCGGTGAGCAGCCTCTCCTTGACCTCGAGGTTGCCGCGGAAGCTCTCGTCCTCGCGGGCGGCCTCGGCGTCCTTGGCCTCGAAGAAGGCGTCCTGGGCGCGGCGGAAGCGCTCCCACAGGGCGTCGTCGTCGCGCTTGCCGGCGCGGCCGGCGCGGCGCCAGTCGTCCATGAGGCGCTTGAAGGCGCCCGCCGTGGCTGCCCAGTCGGTGCTCGTCGAGAGGCGCTCGGCCTCGGTGACGAGGGCCTGCTTGGTCGCCTTGGCCTCGCCGCGGGTCGACTCGAGCTCGGCGAAGTGGTGGCGACGCCCCTTGTCGAAGGAGTTGCGGGCCTTCGAGAAGCGCTGCCACAGGGCGGACTCGACGTCCTTGTCGAGGCGCACCCCGGACTTCTGGTGCGACTTCCACGTGTCGAGGAGCTCGCGCATGCGGGCCGTGGAGGACTTCCACTGGATGCGCTCGACGGGCTGGGCGGCGATCTGCTCGGCCTCGGCGACGATCACCTCGCGCTCGGCGGCGGCGGCCTGCTTGGCCTGGGCTCGCTCGGCCTGCTCGCGGCTGCGCTTCTCGGCGAGGCCGGTCTCGATCTCGGTGACGAGGGCGCGCAGCGCGGGGAGGTCGCCGACGACGTTGGCCTCGTCGGTGTGGGACTTGAAGGAGGACAGACCCTCGGAGAGCTCCTTGGCGGTCACCTCGGGCGCGTCGAGACGCTGGCGCAGGAGGGTGGCCGAGGCGTGCAGCTCGTCGTACTTGCGGGCGAAGTACTGGAGGGCCTCCTCGGGCGTGGCCCCGGGGTAGGAGCCGACCTCGCGCTCCTCCTCGCCGTCGCGGACGAAGACCCGGCCCTCCTCGTCGACGCGCCCGAAGACGGCCGAGGCCGAGTGGTCCGTCGTCACCGCGGGGACCGGCGCGGCCGCGGGGCGCTTGGGTGCCATGCGGGCGAACGCGGCGGGGGAGGGCGCAGCAGGGCCAGGGGTCGGCGTAGGTGTCTCGTCGCTCACGAGACGCGAGCCTAGCCGCAGTGACCGGCTGGGTAGGCTGACTCCCCGTGCTGACCGTCACCTTCCCCGCCGCCGCCTTCGCGACGAACTGCTACGTCATCGCCCCTGGCCCGGGCGAGGAGTGCATCGTCGTCGACCCCGGGATCGGGGTCGAGGAGACCCTGCGGGAGGTCCTCACCGAGCACCGGCTCAAGCCGGCCGCGGTGCTCCTGACCCACGGTCACGTCGACCACGTCTACTCGGTGACGCCGGTGTGCGGCGGGGAGATCGCCGCGTACATCCACAGCGACGACCGCTACCGGCTCGTCGACCCGCTCGGCGGGAGCTCGCTCGGCCCGCAGCTCGTCGGGATGCTCGAGCAGCAGTTCGGCAAGAAGGCGACGTGGCGTGAGCCCGAGCGGGTCGTCGAGGTGCGCGACGCGGAGCGGGTCACCGTCGCCGGGATCGACCTCGACGTCGTCCACGCCCCGGGCCACACGGAGGGATCGGTGATGTTCGCCGTCGACCAGGTGCCCGAGGGGGTCCCCGCCGAGGCCGAGGTGGACCGCACCCTGATCACCGGTGACGTCCTCTTCGCCGGCTCGATCGGCCGCACCGACCTGCCCGGCGGGAGCCACGAGGCGATGATGCGCAGCCTGCGCGACGCCGTCCTGCCGCGCCCTGGCAGCAGCCTGGTCCTGCCCGGCCACGGCCCGGCGACGACGCTCGCCCGGGAGAAGGCCACCAACCCCTACCTGCAGGACCTCGCATGAGCCAGCCCAAGCCCCGCGCCACCAAGGTGACCCCGCTCTCCGGCTTCCCGGAGTACCTGCCCGAGCAGCGGATCGTCGAGCAGCACTTCCTCGACGTCATCCGGCGGACCTTCGAGCTGCACGGCTTCCCGTCGATCGAGACCCGCGCGGTCGAGCCGGTCGAGCGGCTGCTCGGCAAGGGCGGCGACGCCGACAAGGAGATCTACGGCGTGAGCCGCCTGGCGGCCGACCCGGGGGAGCGCAGCGACGCCGAGCTCGGTCTACACTTCGACCTCACCGTCCCCTTCGCCCGGTACGTCGTCGAGCACGCGGGCCGGCTCTCCTTCCCCTTCCGACGTCACCAGATCCAGAAGGTGTGGCGGGGCGAGCGGCCGCAGGAGGGGCGCTTCCGCGAGTTCACCCAGTGCGACATCGACGTCGTCGACGTCGGTGAGCTGGCCCCGCACTTCGAGGCGGAGATGCCGCTCGTCATGGCGGAGATCTTCAGCAAGCTGCCGATCGGCCAGATGGTTATCCAGGTCAACAACCGCAAGATCCCCGAGGGCTTCTACCGGGGTCTGGGCATCGAGGACGTCGCGGGGACCCTGCGCGTCGTCGACAAGCTCGACAAGATCGGTCCCGCGAAGGTGTCGGCGCTCCTCGTCGAGGCCGGCCTGGCCCCTGAGCAGGCGAACCAGGTGCTGGCCCTGGCGATGATCCGCACGGAGGACACCTCCTTCGTCGATCGTGTGCGCGCCCTCGGCGTCGAGCACCCGACCCTCGACGAGGGCCTCGAGGCGCTGCGGGCGGTCATCGAGACGGGCATGGCCAACGCTCCCGGCGCGATGGTCGCCGACCTCAAGATCGCCCGCGGGCTCGACTACTACACGGGCACGGTCTACGAGACCCAGCTCGTGGGTTTCGAGCAGTGGGGGTCCTTCTGCTCCGGGGGCCGTTACGACGCGCTCGCGAGCGACGGCCGGACGACCTACCCGGGCGTCGGCATCTCGATCGGTCTCTCGCGCCTGCTCGCGCTGCTCTTCTCGGAGGGCCTCGTCGAGGCCACCCGCAAGACGCCGGCCGCCGTCCTCGTCGCGGTCAACGACGAGGAGAGCCGCGCCCGCTCGGTCGCGGTGGCGACCGCCCTGCGGGCCCGTGGCATCGCCTGCGAGGTGGCGCCAGCCGCGGCGAGGTTCGGCAAGCAGATCCGCTACGCCGAGCGCCGCGGCATCCCCTTCGTCTGGTTCCCCGGCGCAGACGAGGGCAGCGACCAGGTCAAGGACATCCGCTCGGGCGACCAGCTCGACGCCGACGCCACGACGTGGGTCTGCCCGCCCGAGGACCTCCACCCGCGGGTCGTCGCCACCGCCTGAGCCGGTCGGCGAGCGAGGGGAGGGTCGGTGCTCCCTGCGGCGCGGAGGGTTACGCGAGCGGTGGGCGCGACCCCGGTGGTCGCAGACCCGCGTCCCTGAGCTCCAGGAGGGCGAGCGCCCGGACGATCTCGATCTCGCCGCGCCGCCAGGCCCCCGCGGGGTCGGGCGAGACCGCCGCGAGACGGGTCATCGGCTGGTTGGCCATCGCCCGCAGCGCGAAGAGGTCGAGGTCCGCGTCGGCGTCGATGAGCCGCTGCGCCGCGGTCGCGGTCCGGACGAAGCGGTAGCGCGTGAGTCCCCACCACAGCAGCGCGAGCAGGATCGGCACGAGCGCGGTGACGAGCGCGAGGGCCAGCGAGAGCCGCTCCACCGCGGTGACGAGGTCGGTGCCCGCCCGCTCGATGTCGGTCCCGGCGCCCGCGGCCTCGCGGAAGGGCGCTGCCACCCGGTCCTCGACGAGCGGCAGGTCGTCGACCCGGTCGCCGGCGGAGGTCATCTTGTCGCGGAAGCCGGACCCCGCCCCGGCCAGCCGCCGGCCCGGCTCGGTGAGCTCCATCGTCACGGCGTGCACCTTCGTCGCGGCCCAGACCCACAGCCAGACCCAGCCGAGCATCGCGAGGTCGGCGATCACCTGGGCGGTCCGGCGCGCGGGCAGGTCGGCGTAGAGCTTCATGGCGCCTACACTCCCACCCTGCGACCGTGTGTCGCGCCGGAGGACAACGGCGTCCTCCGGCTTCTCGCGGGGCGAAGGGGGAGAGGCATGGCTGGGTCCGACGCACCCTCGCGCCCCACCGAGATGGAGCGGGCGGTCCGCACCTGGCTCACCCATCTCGACGTCGAGCGGGGCGTCAGCCGGCACACCCTCGCCGCCTACCGTCGGGACACCGGCCGCTACCTCCAGCACCTCCAGGACGAAGGGGTGAGCGCACCCCAGGACGTCCGGCCCACCCATGTCAGCGGCTTCCTCACCCGGATCCGGGAGGGCGACGGCGACCATCCGCCGCTCGCCGCGACATCGGCCGCCCGCACCCTCGTCGCCGTCCGCGGGCTGCACAAGTTCCTCGCCCTCGAAGGGGTGACCGTCGACGACCCCGCCACGGACGTCGCCCCGCCCAAGCCCCCTTCGCGCCTGCCCAAGGCGATCACCGTCGACGAGGTGACCCGCCTCATCGAGGCCGCCGGGGGAGGGGAGAGTGAGGACAGCCCCGCTCGCCTGCGCGACCGTGCCCTCCTCGAGGTCCTCTACGCGACCGGGGCCCGGATCTCCGAGGCCGTCGGTCTCGACGTCGACGACATCGACCTCGAGGGCGGCGCCGTCCGGCTCTTCGGCAAGGGGAGCAAGGAGCGGGTCGTCCCGGTCGGCGGCTACGCGCGGGCAGCCGTCGAGGCGTGGCTCGTGCGTGGGCGCCCGGTCCTCGCGGCGAAGGGGAAGGCCGGCCCCGCTCTCTTCCTCAACCTCCGCGGCTCGCGCTTCTCCCGCCAGAGCGCCTGGACGATCATCACCACCGCCGCCGAGCGGGCGAAGATCCGCGGGGAGGTCTCGCCGCACACGCTGCGGCACTCCTTCGCCACCCACCTCCTCGAGGGCGGCGCCGACGTCCGCGTCGTCCAGGAGCTGCTCGGCCACGCCTCGGTGACGACGACGCAGATCTACACGATGGTGACCATCCAGCAGCTGCGCGAGGTCTACGCCCAGAGCCACCCGCGCGCCCGTTGACCCCCGGGCGGGCCGCGACCCGCTGGTAGTGTCGCCCTCGATCAGCGAGAGGCTGACCGACATTGCGCGATGGAGTGATCAGTACGTGGCACCCGAGGTGACGCCGCCGCTCGAGCTCGAGCACGGCCAGGCGACGGTCGGACCGACCGGACGCCCCCTTCCCGACTTCCCCGAGCCCGCCCCGCTCAGCTCGCACGGGCCGGCGCGGATCATCGCGATGTGCAACCAGAAGGGCGGCGTCGGAAAGACGACG
Proteins encoded:
- a CDS encoding DUF349 domain-containing protein, with the translated sequence MAPKRPAAAPVPAVTTDHSASAVFGRVDEEGRVFVRDGEEEREVGSYPGATPEEALQYFARKYDELHASATLLRQRLDAPEVTAKELSEGLSSFKSHTDEANVVGDLPALRALVTEIETGLAEKRSREQAERAQAKQAAAAEREVIVAEAEQIAAQPVERIQWKSSTARMRELLDTWKSHQKSGVRLDKDVESALWQRFSKARNSFDKGRRHHFAELESTRGEAKATKQALVTEAERLSTSTDWAATAGAFKRLMDDWRRAGRAGKRDDDALWERFRRAQDAFFEAKDAEAAREDESFRGNLEVKERLLTEAQALLPIKDLESAKSSLRSIQERWEAAGKVPRGDIDRMEKGLRKVEQAVRDAEDNRWKKSNPELSARANSLVTQLEAKVADLEAQIAGTDDASRRRRLESELESSRSLLTMARAGADEFGD
- a CDS encoding MBL fold metallo-hydrolase encodes the protein MLTVTFPAAAFATNCYVIAPGPGEECIVVDPGIGVEETLREVLTEHRLKPAAVLLTHGHVDHVYSVTPVCGGEIAAYIHSDDRYRLVDPLGGSSLGPQLVGMLEQQFGKKATWREPERVVEVRDAERVTVAGIDLDVVHAPGHTEGSVMFAVDQVPEGVPAEAEVDRTLITGDVLFAGSIGRTDLPGGSHEAMMRSLRDAVLPRPGSSLVLPGHGPATTLAREKATNPYLQDLA
- the hisS gene encoding histidine--tRNA ligase, with product MSQPKPRATKVTPLSGFPEYLPEQRIVEQHFLDVIRRTFELHGFPSIETRAVEPVERLLGKGGDADKEIYGVSRLAADPGERSDAELGLHFDLTVPFARYVVEHAGRLSFPFRRHQIQKVWRGERPQEGRFREFTQCDIDVVDVGELAPHFEAEMPLVMAEIFSKLPIGQMVIQVNNRKIPEGFYRGLGIEDVAGTLRVVDKLDKIGPAKVSALLVEAGLAPEQANQVLALAMIRTEDTSFVDRVRALGVEHPTLDEGLEALRAVIETGMANAPGAMVADLKIARGLDYYTGTVYETQLVGFEQWGSFCSGGRYDALASDGRTTYPGVGISIGLSRLLALLFSEGLVEATRKTPAAVLVAVNDEESRARSVAVATALRARGIACEVAPAAARFGKQIRYAERRGIPFVWFPGADEGSDQVKDIRSGDQLDADATTWVCPPEDLHPRVVATA
- the xerD gene encoding site-specific tyrosine recombinase XerD, which codes for MAGSDAPSRPTEMERAVRTWLTHLDVERGVSRHTLAAYRRDTGRYLQHLQDEGVSAPQDVRPTHVSGFLTRIREGDGDHPPLAATSAARTLVAVRGLHKFLALEGVTVDDPATDVAPPKPPSRLPKAITVDEVTRLIEAAGGGESEDSPARLRDRALLEVLYATGARISEAVGLDVDDIDLEGGAVRLFGKGSKERVVPVGGYARAAVEAWLVRGRPVLAAKGKAGPALFLNLRGSRFSRQSAWTIITTAAERAKIRGEVSPHTLRHSFATHLLEGGADVRVVQELLGHASVTTTQIYTMVTIQQLREVYAQSHPRAR